Proteins from a genomic interval of Oryctolagus cuniculus chromosome 8, mOryCun1.1, whole genome shotgun sequence:
- the CXCL9 gene encoding C-X-C motif chemokine 9: MVPKSMFCKEFLRLPIQYKSDLTGLQSTTMKKSCVLFLLGFTFLVLIGVQGTPIMRNGRCSCISSTQGKIHLQSLKDLKQFSPSPSCGKTEIIATKKDGTQICLNPDSTKVKELVEKWKKQISQKKKQKKGKKQRKVKKSLKKSQRPHQKKTA, translated from the exons ATGGTTCCCAAGAGCATGTTTTGTAAAGAGTTTCTCAGGCTTCCAATCCAGTACAAGAGTGACTTAACAGGACTCCAGTCCACCACTATGAAGAAAAGTTGTGTTCTGTTCCTCTTGGGTTTCACCTTCCTGGTTCTGATTGGAGTTCAAG GAACTCCAATAATGAGGAATGGACGCTGTTCTTGCATCAGCAGCACCCAAGGGAAGATCCACCTACAATCCTTAAAAGACCTTAAACAGTTTTCCCCAAGCCCTTCCTGTGGGAAGACTGAAATCAT TGCCACAAAGAAGGATGGGACTCAAATATGTCTAAATCCGGATTCAACCAAGGTGAAAGAATTGGTAGaaaagtggaaaaaacag ATTAgccaaaagaaaaagcaaaagaaagggaaaaaacagCGCAAAGTCAAGAAATCTCTCAAAAAGTCTCAACGTCCTCATCAAAAGAAGACTGCATAA